A single window of Onychomys torridus chromosome 8, mOncTor1.1, whole genome shotgun sequence DNA harbors:
- the Mrpl10 gene encoding 39S ribosomal protein L10, mitochondrial gives MAAAVAGILRGGLPPRAAWLPTLQTVRHGSKAVTRHRRVMHFERQKLMALTEYIPPKPAINPRCLPPPPKPPKEESGLIQLLRRDIAAVFRDNRMIAVCQNVAMSAEDKLLLRHQLRKHKILIKVFPNQVLKPFIEDSKYQNLLPLFIGHNLLLVSEEPKVKEMVRILKSVPFLPLLGGCVDDTILSRQGFVEYAKLPGLDLLQGELVGGLTRLMAQTRFLLQHQPSQLTSLLDQYVRQQQEKSATSATGDPHPPDPAPDS, from the exons ATGGCCGCGGCGGTGGCGGGGATACTTCGAGGAGGTCTCCCGCCCCGGGCGG CTTGGCTGCCCACCCTCCAGACTGTGCGCCATGGCTCCAAGGCTGTGACCCGCCACCGCCGCGTCATGCACTTTGAGCGGCAGAAGCTAATGGCTCTAACTGAGTATATTCCTCCTAAGCCTGCCATCAACCCTAGATGCCTGCCACCTCCTCCCAAGCCCCCCAAGGAG GAGTCAGGCCTCATCCAGCTCCTGCGTCGGGATATAGCAGCAGTTTTTCGAGATAACCGAATGATAGCTGTGTGCCAGAACGTGGCCATGAGTGCAGAGGACAAGCTCCTCCTGCGGCACCAGTTGCGGAAACACAAGATCTTGATAAAAGTCTTCCCCAACCAG gtCCTGAAGCCTTTTATAGAAGATTCAAAATACCAAAACCTGCTACCCCTTTTTATTGGGCACAATCTGCTACTGGTCAGTGAAGAGCCCAAGGTCAAGGAAATGGTTCGGATCTTAAAGAGTGTTCCTTTCCTGCCACTGCTGG GTGGCTGCGTTGATGACACCATTCTCAGTAGGCAGGGCTTCGTAGAGTATGCCAAGCTGCCCGGCCTGGACCTGCTGCAGGGGGAGCTAGTAGGAGGGCTTACTCGCCTCATGGCCCAGACCCGCTTCCTGCTTCAGCACCAGCCTTCCCAGCTGACTTCCCTGCTGGATCAGTATGTCAGACAGCAGCAGGAGAAGTCTGCCACGTCAGCCACTGGAGATCCACATCCTCCTGACCCTGCTCCAGATTCCTAG